One Ictalurus furcatus strain D&B chromosome 22, Billie_1.0, whole genome shotgun sequence genomic window, TACTAATACACAAAACTTATTCATTGTAAAACAGCAGGAAGTGATGTAGAGGAAGGTGTGTGATGAAGAGAAGAACGGCGAGACCCAGAGAACGGGTCCATAAACACAGCACACACTCCAGAGCGCTCACTTCAGGATCGTGTCTTCGTTTGCTGGtagatgagaaagagagagaaaaaataaatcaggtgTGATAAAACCACAATATTCATCAGGGACAACACTTATCCTCATTCCCTCTGTGTCCCAGTTAGATGAAGCCTCACCTGATATAAAGTtctgattcatttttaatacaatataattatatattacacacaggAGAACATTTAATCCTCTATACTGGATATTTTTAGAAGCATAATATCCCCCCTCCCCTGGAATTCTTTCTTAAatcctgtttttaaatacaaatactgTGATATCAGAAACCATGCCATCATGTTagttgtgtgtgtacacatttatatttatttgtgtgcgTTTACCCTCAGCCAGCTGTTTAGCTATGCGTTCCTGTTCCTCCCTcactttcttctcctcctcctcgatCCTCCTCTCCTCTGCCGCTACAGGCTTCAGGTAATCTGCACAAACAGGACGCATTTAAAATATGTCACGACGGCGACGGAAAACACTCGTTGCAGATCAGAGCGATATTTTCTTACGTCGGGTAATCTCTAACCTAATACATGAATCGCTGCTCTAAACAGAAGCATGTTGGATAACAACCACGGCAACAAGCATCAGGAATATTCGAAGAGGCTAACGTTTATGCTAAACAATAACAGATGAGGTGGATACAACAACAGAGCAATCTCTGAggtaaccatggcaacagtgAATATATAACTACGGATCTAAGCATAAATGACGGATGGAAggtgaattaaataaatgtaggaTCATTTGACTAATTATCAATGAGTCGACTCCCACGTGACTCACTGCCTGTTTGATATTCTAATGGGTTTTATCAATTAAACAACGATGTAGAGGAAGAAAGTCTTGGATTTCAGTGCTTTAGATCATAAATATGACCACATGCAGTCAAACAGAAAGCAACATTAAACATCCCCTGACAAAGTGAATTACTCCAGATGAATCAACTTACACTAATGAACAGCTCAGACGctaaaatgaacatttccatGGAAAcaatttgattaaaatatatCCTGCCATTGCTTACATAAGCTACAtctgcccaaaaaaaaaaaaagtcgactCTAACCGCTCACACAAAAGAGCCGTCTCACTGAACCGAATCATTCGCAAACGATTCATCACCACTAAACTCGCCAACCTTCAACTCAGTGGCTCCGGAACAGGAATATCTTTAATGTCTCAGCACTGAGGTCATGTTAAACCCCCAAAGCGTGTCATGTGAAGGTGAAATAACCCAAAACTGAGCCACAGGTCTGTAAATAAACCTGTAAATAAGTTTCTGTAGCTGAACAGCAGCGTGTCAGCTTCCCTGAAGCCTCATAAACAAGAGTTcactgaggacacacacacactattcggTTTATATTGACACAATCCTACATATATTCATGAACTGAATGGTGTTGATGAACAGGGAGTGTGTTGAGTCCAGTTCCGCACTCACCATAACGCTTTTTACCGTAGATGATCCCCACAAGCAGAGCCGAGTACCTGGCcgtctgtaaacacacacacacacacacacacattaactaaCTACAACACTTCTCTTCAttaacattcacacactaacaTTAAGAACTCCCTCCGTTATTACATATAAACATTCACCTGCCGCATTAACCCTGAGTTAGCTAGCACCGCTTAGCCGTTAGCATTAGCTTTACGacaacatgaaaaataaaaaccatatTTACAATGAAATGTGTGATAAATCTCACGTCAAggcattattacatttaataacaGTTAATAACCGACCTTAATAAGAGGAGAAACCTGCACAGGAGGCACCATTTCTATCCGTCTTTCAGCGTACAACTAACAGAGGTCAGGGACAAGCTGGAGCAAAGAATCATGGGAAAAGCCTGACGCTTAACTATAACGTCACCGCTggctggaggaaaaaaagaccCGGATGTTTACACTGCTGCCATCTAGCGGAGCGGAActgttaataatgttttatattaatcaCGGcgtttaaaacaaatattgcGCCAGTTGTAAggcttatttttgtttttgaataaaacagaaataataaaaataataataaaactcttaAACTTCATGTTTTAGATTTAATGGTTCTAAAGCTTTTCCCTCAGTGACATTCAAGTCATCATTTTACATTACAGTGTCTGTTTTAAACttctctcattaaaaaaaatcacatttatttaaattaaaattaggCTACAGACAAGTTATCAGCACTTTTGCTAAATAGCTGGTGTGCTTTATTAGCATGTGTTCTGAAATATGACTATAACATAGCTTTACAAGACATTTAAGTATGAAAAAATAACCATTTTAAACTGGAATAAAGTCGGTGTGATGTTGGACGTTCAATATTCACAGATATggggaaattaagggaccgtctctaaagttacatacgacattgttatacacgtttctaacttcaatagcatttgaagggaatgacttacagtcacacaaccaactgtaaagtgttttatatatatatatatatatatatatatatatatatatatatatatatatatatatatatatatacacacacacacacacacacacacacacacacacacacacacacacatatatatatatatgtatatatatatatatatatatatatatatatatatatatatatgatgcaCACGTTTTAGAttctgatatttaacaaaataaactattaaatcatatataaatattgccatgtattttattactgcatgggctcatacacaaaatataccattatttaaagctcagtagcatttgaagggaatgatgtacagtcacaaaaccaactggaaagtgttcatctaggtgtcaggtatgatgtaCACCTTttagatactatatatatatatacatatatatatacatatatatatatatatatatatatatatatatatatatatatatatatatatacacacacacacacacacacacacacacacacacacacaatgtgtatactgtatatataaaatttacatacatatatgtgtgtgtatatatatatatacatatatatacatatatgtgtgtgtgtgtgtgtgtgtgtgtgtgtgtgtgtgtgtgtgtgacttcattaataggacatctattttttgaagaaaaccagtTAATCCAGttcgggtcattttgaccccctttatgcattcgtgaaggtttttttggttcatacattgtagggttaaatatcaaaaatctaaaaggtgtttctTATACCTGACACagagatgaacactttacagttgtttgtgtgactgtaagGAAGTTGgaatcgtgtttaacaatgtggtatgtaactttagagacggtcccttcaTTTCCGCGTTTCCGCGAATATCCAACTCCAACTTCACACCAACTTTATTACAGGACATTTTAATACTTTGGGCAAATAATAAAGGTGTAACTAAAAGTAATTTCTGCTATAAAAACTGGTAAATGTGCATATACcatgaaaatataatatttaattttcacATGTTTGTCAAAATATCTTTATTTTGCACGTGAAATTAATGTAGAATTTCTACTTGATAAATGGGTactaaaatacattaaaataagatttacagtaatatagtgtgtgtgtgtgtgtgtgtgtgtatctatctcATGTGATGATGTTATGATTGTGAAAGAACAGCACTGTCTCTGTCCGTGTTTGAAATAAAGTTCTGCGCTTTTGAGTGAAACATGGCGACCCCTGCAGCAGGATGTCAGCACTATGTCCgcaaatgtttattaaaagtcagttatatttgtttattctcACTCTATCTGTTTATCAGCTATttacaatgtgtgtatgtgtgtaatgtaaaGCTGTAGATGTTTATAAACCTTTTACAGGGGAGAATAAGAGAACTTTTCATCcggttagttagctagcttgtttACATGTTAGCGCTGTTTACTAGCGGCTTCTCTTTGATCTTTTTTATTGTGATCAAAGTTAAAGCTGAAATTAATGTTTAAAACAGTCTTTGTCgttattaataatgttaataaacaaTACAGCATGATAAATCAGACTGCACAGTCCTGTCATTAAGGaagtgtatttgtttgtgtgtgtgtgtgtatatatatatatatatgtgtgtgtgtgtgtgtgtgtgtgtatatgtgtgtgtgtatatatatatatatatatatatatatatatatatatatacacacacacacacacatatgtgtgtgtttgtttgtttgtgtgtgtgtgttctctctctctttctctccaggctccctgctgTGAGAAGTTTTATGTGTGTCGTCTCTGCCATGATGATGAGGAAAATCACAAAATGGACCGGTTTCAGGTCAAAGAGGTGAAATGTGCGGTGTGCGACTCTGTCCAAGAGGTGAAGCTCATTGTGAAGTGTTtaagcagaaacacacacacacactttatacagTGGTTGTCAGTCAGGAGGAGCTGTGAGGACGCCGTCTCTGACACACAGGTTCTGTTTTCCAGGCTCAGCAGGTGTGTCGGGGGTGTGGAGTGACGTTCAGCGAGTATTACTGCGATATCTGTCACCTCTACGATAAAAACAAGAAGCAGTTCCACTGTCAGCCGTGCGGCATCTGCAGGTGAGAGGAGCTCTGACGCTGCTGTGTGTTTCCTTCTCTACGGCTTTGTGACTCCTAACATCTCTCTCGGCTGTAGGATCGGCCCGAGGGAGAAGTTCTTCCACTGCGAGAAGTGCAATTTGTGTCTAGCCAACGATCTTCAGGGCAAACACAAGGTAGGAAAAGCTCTTGATGCAGATCACTTGTAGCTGTGCTGGatttaacataaacacacactgatttctTAATGTTGTTTGCGACGTCAGTGTGTGGAGAATGTGTCGAGGCAGGactgccctgtgtgtatggAGGATATGCACACGTCCAGGATCGGCGCTCACGTCATGCCCTGCGGTCACCTGCTGCACAAGTCAGAGTCACGTGCTTTATTCAACACCCCTTATCTCGCAAACACACACTCGCTGGGTTATCACTCATAGTTACATGAAATACTGTCACGTTCAAaatgtttctctcacacacacacacacacacacacacacgcacacacaatgcTCGTTTAAGTTGATTATTGTGCAGGAGAACATGTTTGAATATAGTGGTGTGATTACACACATCTACACCACCGTGTGCATGATTGGAGtgtttcttgtgtgtgtttgcaggacATGCTTCGAGCTCATGTGCAGAAATGGGTAAGTCCTGAGAGCTGATCCGTACTGCTATTATATATTGTAATACCTGATGTctgtaatgaataaatattaagttCACCTtgacatttctgtgtgtgtgtgtgtgtgtgtttcagtgcgtATCGGTGTCCCCTCTGCATGCACTCAGCGTTAAATATGGAGGAGTACTGGGAGGAGAAAGATTTAGAGATTGCTCAGTCACCCATGCCACCCGAGTTCAAGGATCGGAAAGTAAAGGTATGTCAGGGTTGGTGCACAGTGAGGTGTGTCCGTGCACAGTGAGGTGTGTCCGTGCACAGTGAGGTGTGTCCGTGCACAGtgaggtgtgttgaggtgtgtcgGCGCACAGTGAGGTGTGTCGGCACACAGTGAGGTGTTAGTGCACAGTGAGGTGTGTCGGTGCACAGtgaggtgtgttgaggtgtgtcgGTGCACAGTGAGGTGTGTCGGCACACAGTGAGGTGTTAGTGCACAGTGAGGTGTGTCAGTGCACAGTGAGGTGTTAGTGCACAGTGAGGTGTGTTAGTGCACAGTGAGGTGTGTCAGTGCACAGTGAGGTGTGTCGGTGCACAGTGAGGTGTGTTAGTGCACAGTGAGGTGTGTCGGTGCACAGTGAGGTGTGTTAGTGCACAGTGAGGTGTGTCGGCGCACAGTGAGGTGTGTCGGTGCAGATTTATCTCCTTGTTAGCATGTTATTATTGAATTTTGGTCTCTACGTCACACCtgaaaaattatgtttaaagatatttttctGAAGGAAAAGTCGATTCATCAAAGGGGGAAAAGATGCAGCAAGTGAAAGCCACATTTCTTCAGTTAGCGGTTCCTGTCCCTTCACTGTGATGTTATCTAGTCTCACGGTCACTTCAATTCACAAACCTTGGTCTCATGAACCagtggaaaagttctttttacCCGCCCACCTGAGGAACACATCATTAGCATCTTTAAATAAAGAAGGATTCTGTCATTCGAGGGTCTGATGGTAGTGATGACAGACAGCGTGATTACAGATGTGTTTAGATTTAACATTTTGTCCTTCACAAAACATAACTCTGCAGAAcactggtcaccaaccctgttcctggagatcttccttcctgaagactttcactCTAACCATAATCCTGCACACCTGGCCAGTTAATCATTGCTTTAAGAAGTTCCTGATCAGCTgaagcaggtgtgttagattttggttggagatgaaacctgcaggaaagtagatctcaaggaagagtgTCGGTGACCCCTGCttcagaatgaatgaataactgaCCTGGCTTTAAACAAACTCCATCTGAACAGATCGCCTGCTCACTGTAATGATCTTTCAGCTGTCATTCccacctggtgtgtgtgtgtgtgtgtgtgtgtgtgtgtgtgtgtgtgtttacagatcCTGTGTAACGACTGTCAGCACCGCTGTACTGTAGATTTCCACGTGTTGGGGATGAAGTGTGGTGGCTGTGGCTCCTATAACACCTCGCAGGATTGATGCAGCTTCTGatcaacaacaaaacaagcCTAAAAAAATATACCTGTTCCACTTCTCTCATCATTTCCTCCGACTTCTTATCTTCTTTCTACCTCTTATCTATTTCTTTCACCCAGCTCCATTATTAACCGACGTTAAGTTGAAACACCATCCTGCTCGGCCTAAGACGGAGACCTGCGATTTCCCCTTCTCCTATCCCTGCTCACCGATATTTGATGTCAGTCCTCCATCATGTCATGACTTCTTCACAGACTGGATGTTTTTGTGAACAGTGTGTGAGCATTGACACTTTGGGACAGCAGCTCATCTAAAACATCATTTGTGTATGTTATTTCTGAGCCTGGGTTTCTCGTTCAGCTCCATCGTTGATGCTCTGTCGTAGATGACGTGATGTTACTTCCTCTGATTCCTGTAcacacatcatcacaacatcgttttgagaaaaaaaacccttcaaacATGATGGTGCAAATTTCACGTAGAGCTGGGTAATACCATTACAATGTGTGCTGTATGTAAGTGGTGTGGAATTAAATGGATGTTGGGATCCAGGCTTCTATTGATGTATCAGTTCTTCAGCATCAGTGCtgctaataaaataattttaaaaaacgtaATTAAGCTAACCGTGTAGTTATCGTACTAAAGCAAAACTCATTTCCTGAGAGTAAAACCACCACCTTGACATGAGGATGCAGCGAATAAACATGATATCTCAGTAATGAACTTTACTTCATGTACATTTAGACCTGTGTTATCAAATATTTTGTCAGAATTTCCTGGAAAGAATGCCTAAAGGATGTCAATTTGTATGTAACCCATCCCCTTTATTAGAGGTCTTCAATTCAGATTCCTGGAGGAACCCGTTGGAGAACCAGGCCTTCACTGGTTGTTTCATGTCTTTCTGTGAAATTTCCTTCAGCATATAGGTCTACTGTAATTTGTGAATACAGACGAAGATCTGTAGAGAATATAATACTAGCCATACAGAAACATTTAGATTGGTTACCAGAAATCAGAGATGAAACTTATAGAAGTGTTATGTGATAAAAAATAAGCAGACACATTTTCTGTAAGTTAAATAATTCAATGTAAGTAATGTTAAGTGAGTTAAATAGTGAGTGGAACCTTGAGCTAGAACCTTAGCCACCTGATTAGCGCTATGTTTGGATTGGATTTTGACCCACTTCAAAATCATTTTGGATTAAAAACATGATCAATGAACATGGATCCATGTATAAAATACTGTAGATTGTTGAATCATCTTGTCAggtttgtgccatttttattcTCAGAGTCCTCACGTGAGGTGACGCTTCAATCCTGTCAGGAAGATAATGGAGAGAACTTCTCGTTTCATCGAGAGTAACATCAGCACTACAGACACAGCGAAACATTTACAAAACCACACAaacaatatttatattgtattatatttaacattttcataTTAGAACATGTTAGCCCGGACGCTAACAAGCCATCTCTATGGAAGGCTGTGGGACAAAATGGCAGCCATTGATTTCTTTGCCCtgctattcattcattcactcacagtTTAGTGTCCCGTTTCAATCAGTGAGATAGTTGAATGTTAACGTTTCTTATAGTTTTTAGTCTTTACAGTTTGTGTCCATGAGTAAATTGCACAAGCCATGCTAAACTCtagctttttgtgttttatgtaagTATGTTAGACCAGCACAAGGACTGTTATCAGCTAGCTAAAGGTGCTGTCAATTTGACTTGATTCGAGAGGCTTTATAAAaagttcagattttttttaattatcaaaGGATAATTTCTATACAGAACTGGTTATAAATCTTTAGAGCTACTGTAATAGCAACTATTAAAAAAGGTGTTCATTCACAGGAATCTGAGATGAGAGTATCACCACCAGGGACTTGAATACACTTGACACAAACTGCAATAAATTTCTCAGCACATTTAGTGCTTTACAGACTCAAACACTAAAGCAGGCACTTGTTAAAACAACCATAATGTGTTTATGTTCCCCATTTATTACAGAAAGTTGTCCTCCGCTAGTTCCCATCACCTCGGGACTTGTGTGGTTTTAAAAATGGACAATTCTGgatcatttataaaatattctgAAAGCCATTAAAGGCAGCTGCAGTCCAGTTCCAGGAAGAAGCCATGGCAGGGTGTTTGTGCTGGAGAAACTCCACTTCATAACCTCAACTAAAACTGAGGAGACAAGTTCTACAACCGTGTTGGATTCGAGAACTATAAAATATAACTGCCAAACTTAAATAGTTCGAATGAAATTGGACAAAATTACACTTTGGTTGACTCTAGTATGCGgccattaaatattaaagattTAACTTCATAATTAGTTCCTCATAATTCATGGAAATAGTTCCAGTAAAAGCCATTATGAACATTCTGTACAtagttgatttttttaatttttttttttaattttattttttttaagtgaagaTGGTGCATATTGTTGTAGGGTTCAGATCTACAGATGGTGTAAAGATGTTAACACTCAgttatgtttttctttacagtatTGTCACTTCTAGTGAAATGCCTACAGAAGAAAGGATGAAGTTTGGATGTCGCCCCCCCCTGTTTGGGACAAATATCAAGCACATTTGTAgtgaagtgtttatttttttttcttaaatcactCTGTACAAGATTGTAAAGTGCATGAGCAAATCTGTCAGAACCTACAGTTCAGGCAAACTAGCATGAACACTTCAAATAAACTTCGAAGCAGTGCTCAAACAGCAGCAACTATTTCATGAAAAGATGCTGCACAGGAAGCTTGACATGACCTAATCCCCTGATGACATCACAACCTGTGGCTGAGAGGAAATCAGAGTTAGACTTAAACACACCAACAGAGAGGTTTGAGAAAATCAAGTTGTCCATCTTTAAAGGACCTCTGGGTTCTCGGGATCTGTCGATTTgctgttctgttgtgtgggtgtggcctgGGGTCTGTTTGACAGATCCCTCATACTGGTTTCCCTCACGATCGGTCTTGCTTGCC contains:
- the rchy1 gene encoding RING finger and CHY zinc finger domain-containing protein 1, producing MATPAAGCQHYVRKCLLKAPCCEKFYVCRLCHDDEENHKMDRFQVKEVKCAVCDSVQEAQQVCRGCGVTFSEYYCDICHLYDKNKKQFHCQPCGICRIGPREKFFHCEKCNLCLANDLQGKHKCVENVSRQDCPVCMEDMHTSRIGAHVMPCGHLLHKTCFELMCRNGAYRCPLCMHSALNMEEYWEEKDLEIAQSPMPPEFKDRKVKILCNDCQHRCTVDFHVLGMKCGGCGSYNTSQD